atttttttaatgtcttCTTCCAACTTTGTGTTCtgtttccttttcttattcTCTAATCTTCCACTTCTTCTCTCTGCTGCACCTGAATGTGAAAAAGGAATCACTTTGTGTGGATATCTTGGAGAAATCTCCTCCCCTTTCACCACCGTTAATGACTCAGAATGTGGCTATTACATATCTGGTTGTGACAACAGCAGTTTAGTGAAAACAATTCAACTCAGAGACCAAACCTATATAATTGATAGCATGTATTAtatgaacaattcaattatcatctATAGCCCAAACtctcataaattaaatttagaatCATTTAAGAATAGGCCAATATTCAGCATTAACACTATTAACTTCCACCGATGCAATCATCACCGTGAGCACATGTTCAAATATAGAAACTGTTCCGATTACGATATCTACTTCACTTCTATACCTGATTATCCCATGTTCCCTATTTTTCCATTTCCATGTTTACCAAACTTTGTCCCTCACGATTGTGcagaaatattattttcaatactCGAAATTAAAGTAGATTTAGAGTTTTCCAAAAATGAAGTAGATTTGAAGTTTTGTGAAGAGTGCCATAGTAAAGGAGACTTATGTCTTCCAGATCAGAAAACTTTGAAGTGGAATTGTGTCCCTGGTAAATACATTAATCTGATGCTTATTCCTTAGTTGTATTATACAAGATTGTATGATTTAATATGCTACATATAATGTatactcattttttttcttcagatttaaGCTATGTAGCACCAACACCTCAGCCTCAGATTGAATACCATTCCGATATTCATACAAAGAGAAAGGAACAGCATTTGATGCTTGCGGTAATAGGTACTGTATTTTTTCCTTACCATCAAGCATTCATCTTGGTACATACCTAAATGCATGAAGTACTGTCCTTATAATCTCTGATTGTAAATTTACAAACACAGTGTCTTGTTtgttagtaattttattttattgaccAAATTGACTAACCGATGACACATCCGAATCCGATGTCTAAACAAACTAATTACAAAACACATTTGTTGACtaaatttacaaacaaaaaacataattagatatattttagtaattttgagGATAAATTCAAGTATCGATCTTCACACAATTAGAAACAAGAATGACTATATATTTGCTaccttactaaaataaaatgggtttcttttgtttttacgaAGATTCTTATAAATTTATTCGCAATAAACAAAAATACTTGATGTACTTGTGGATGTTACTGAGTGCATATAGATTGATCTAGCTTTCTATCTTTGACGACACAGGTTTATCTATTGGATTGGCAACTATGATTGTTTTTATTGGTCTGTACTGTTGGAGAATCAAATCTTTTGGTGTCAAAAACATATCAAGAACCAATTATCAAGGTATCTCAAGAAATACAACATTCCCAGAAGGTGGAGCTGTCTACTTTGGAATTCCTGTCTTCTCTTACGAAGAGCTCAAAGAGGCAACGAACGATTTTGATAAAGCTCGAGAGCTTGGAGAAGGAGGCTTTGGGACTATTTACTATGGTAAGGGGGGGGGGGGTTCTTGAACCCTTTTGTCTTCGAAGAATTCTGCCAGTTTTCCATGAGATACATGTGTCTAggacaaatttatttttatcttgtatgttttgtaattgttgttgtGCAGCAATGGCTATATAGTCTATGCAAGGTTTTAAATCGCAGTTGAGATCGCTTTGCAATATATTGGAGAGAATTGCAGTCAAATCCGGTCACAAAGACATTAAAAACTTTGCTGTCGCATACTTTGTCAAAATCACGAGTCTATCATGGTCTAGCCTTATTTATTAAAGGATTTATTGTCTGACCAATATAGGTTGTTGATCATAATATAGGCTAATCTCCATCCATCAGATTACATATatcttttaactttttcaagCAAACCAGTCTAGCTTTGCTTTAAAAATGAGATGCTGATGTTAGTTTTTCTCTATGATTTTGGCCACTCTTTAATGTCAGTTATGTACAAAAGATCCTAAATTGAAGTTAAACATGTCTTGTTGAGTAATATCAATTTTGATTCTTTAACAACCAGGAAAGCTTGTAGATGGACGTGAAGTTGCAGTGAAGCGCCTATTCGAGCGCAACTACAGACCAGTAGAATCATTCACAAATGAAATTCAGATTCTCACACGCATGCGCCACAGGAATCTTGTATCCCTTTATGGCTGCACTTCACGCCATAGCCGTGAGTTGCTGTTAGTCTACGAATACATCCCAAACGGAACAGTTAGTAGCCATCTCCACGACAACAAAGCTGACCAAAGCTCATCATTACCATGGTCAGTGAGAATGAAAATAGCCATAGAAACCGCCAGTGCATTAACTTATCTTCATGCCTCTGATGTCATTCACCGAGACGTGAAAACCACCAACATTCTCCTTGACAACAATTTCTGTGTTAAGGTTGCTGATTTTGGTCTTTCAAGACTATACCCTAATGATGTCACACACGTCTCCACAGCGCCGAGAGGAACACCAGGCTATGTTGATCCAGAATATCGTTTATGCTACCAGCTAACAAACAAGAGCGATGTATATAGCTTCGGCGTTGTTCTTGTTGAGCTAATATCATCTTTGCCAGCAGTTGATTTGACAAGGGATAGAGATGACATTAAGTTGGCAAATCTAGCCATAAGGAAGATTCGAAGAAGCGAATTTTGTGACTTGATTGATCCTTCTCTTGGTTTTCAGACAGATAAGAGATTAAAAAATGTGATAACTTCTGTTGCGGAATTGGCTTTTCGGTGTTTGCAAGAGGAGAAGGAATTGAGACCCACTATGTCTGAAGTGTTGGAGGTGCTGCAGACAATTGAAAGCAGGAAGGATGAGGCAGGGAATCACGAGGGGATTGATTTTCATCCTGAAGTAGGAGTAGCACAAAGTTATGTACATCCATCAGTTCCTAACACTTGGATGACGCCACGACGCCATCGACAAAcactttgatgaaaatggtattaaGATTGATGCATCAAATATACCAGTGACTAGACAGTTAGTCTTCGATCTCAAGCATTTGTACATGCTTATGCTCGTTGAGAGGTTCATAAATTCTAtatataagcatataattctagTGACAGATGATATTTGTTTGTTGAATATGATTGTATTATAAAAACATGGAAGTTAGgatttttatgttttcaatccaaaagataaatattatgCCTCTTTATACATGAAGGTCTAAAATGAAGTGTGCTTTGTTTTCCAAAAGGTTCTATACTGCTGTTGAAAGTGAGCCTTGTCAATACTGTTATACCGGTAAGCTCTTTTCCATTCATGAAATATCAACACTGCTATTGACAAACTGTTATTGACAAGTTACGTAAGTTGTTAGTTCAAGTCATTATAGAATTTGGCGTGGCTACGTGAAATATAGGTTCAGAAATCCTTATTCCAATGGTGTTTCAGCCAATTTCTTGGTGTGTTCGGTTCAGATTTCTTTGTAAAAGACGACGGAATCCATAATTTCTCCATTCTTCAACTCTTTTCCGTTTCTCGAAGGCGTGCCCATCGAAGTTTTTGCTTCCATTAGGTTCTGTCAATCTGAAATCCAAGCCAGCGATAAAGAAATCTTTCTCACAAGCTCTATTAACAATGTGTGATTTGCATCTTAGCCAATTTCGGACGAAATCCGTCGAATGCAACGCCATTGCTGAAAATGATATCATTTCTAACTCTCCAAATCTCATTTATCCAACAATCAAAATACACAAACAAATTTGGAGACATAATTAAGTTAAACTCTACCACCGCATTATCTTTGACCACACTGAAGAAACCACTTGACACAATAGAGGAATAAATGAGTAAATGTTTCTTCCTCACTACAACAAACTTTGAGGAGGAATATTGGCAGAAACCATAACAAACTACCTAGTGTTGATTTTTGTGCACACCAGTATATGAATTGTTCTGCATTTTTGCTTTATTTTGAGACCAAATATACCTGAAGGCTAAAGTGTCGTGATTACAAAGTAAATATCCAAGAAAAGCTAAAGGATTAAGTCACCACATGTAATAAGTAGAAGCGAAATTAATTCGATTTGCAGCCACCAGTAAGATTTTGACGGTACATTGACAGATAAAAGAATTTTGATACAAATTTTGGGAATTTTGATGCAATTGTCTTCTTAATCAAcaaattaatgattatttttattacgCAAATTGCTATTTGTGAACTCTACTTTAAGAAACaacattttaagaaaaataaattagtgacTTAGAGCAGCAACATCCTTTTGGTGTGTTTCCTCCTTCATGGCAGCGTCCTTCTCGAGGTAGATTCAAGTGCAACATTGATGCcgcttttttaaacaaacagaATGTCATATGTTTGGGCATGTGTATCTGCGATGAAGGGGGAGTTTTTGGGCTTGCTAAGGTTATTCCATTGCCGGTTATGCATAACGTTATTGTAGGGGAAGCTATGGGTCTCTACCATGCTTTAGAATGGCTAAGTGATATGAGATTTGATAATGTCGATTTTGCATTGGATTCAAAATCTACAATGGATGCCTTCATCAATCCTCGCCCGGATATTTCTGAGTTTGGTCTCATTATTTCTGCGTGTAGAAGTCTTTTCAACCTGAAGTTCACAAACTCAAATATCAAGTTTAATTGAAGACAAGCGAATGATGTAGCTCACGCGTTCGTTGGGCTACCAAATTATTAGCTAGTTCCACCACTTATTCTTACGTACCTCGTTGTATTGAACATCTgattattaatgattttttttttttttttttttgagagaaaggtgcctatagcatttcattaataataatggatTCAATACAACTTGGGATAACATAATAAATAGTGGGACTAGCTAAGGAAATGGCTTCTCGTGCCAACACATGAGCCGCCACATTCGCTTGTCGCCTAGCGAACTCCACCCTGGAGTTTGTAAAATGTACATAGAACATCTCCATGCAAGCCTTCATAATGCTTCCAAATTCTGTGTTGTCTGAATGGTGTGAATGGAAAGCATCCTTAGTCACTTTCGAATCAAGTTCAAACTCAACATTATTAAATTGCATATCTTGCATCCATTGAATAGCATGAAACAGTCCCAACGCTTCTCCAACATCCGCGGGGTAAAGATAATCAAAATGCATCACTTTGGCTAACACAAAAGTTCCGGAATCATCCCGTAAACAAATCCCAATACCTGTCCTTTGAAATTGCTCCGAAAAGGCCGTGACCACGTTGCACTTAAACCTCCCAATGCTTGGTAGCTGCCACTGCTGAACAACAGTGCTTATACGGGCAGTCTGTTGCTGCAACACAGTCTGCTGGACCGTGACAGCAGCCCGCTGCTGGCCAGCAATCTACTGAGAAACTTGCGGCTGAACTGTAGCAGATTGCGCGTTCAGCTGCGGTGCATTAGCCTCCTGCCAGTCGACAATTAACCCTCGAGCTctgtcaacaacaacaacactaatCTCAGTGACGTCCTCCCAAATTTTAAGGGTTCTATGCTTCCACAAACTCCAACATAAAGTAGCAAAACGTTGATTAAGTTGCACATACAAGTTGCGAAGCAAATAAAAAATGGCCTCAACGGCATAATCAGTTTGCATAGCTGCATGTTGGACATCAAACTACATCCCAGATGAGTTCCACACCTGAATTGCAAAAGGGCATTCAAAGAAAATGTGGTTCATGTCCTCATGATTAGAATTGCAGCTAGCACACACCGTCAGACACGACACACCTTTGTCTTGCAAACGGACACGGGTAGGTAAACAACCCCTACACATACACCATaacaaatgcttaatttttggTGGAACCTTAAGCCGCCAAATATCCTTCCAATTGCCCGGACGATGAAGATGAGAAACGTCGATCAACTCTTCAACACATAATCTATACGCACTCTTCACCGAGTAACAACCATTCTTCTCCgccttccaaatcaaatgatcgtGCTGAACTTGTTCGAAAAGTGGCGTATTCAAAATACGATCAGCCACATCATCGCTGAAAACCTTCCGTATCAGAGGAAAATTCCAGCTTTTGCGATGGACAGACATAAGGCTTTGAACCTTAATATCACGGACATAATGACTTCTGGTAATGTTTCCATCAATACACTCACCGTGAGAGAGCCAAGGAGCATAAAGAATAGGTATATCCACACCAGAACCAATAGTCCACCTAGCCCCGCCTCGCACGATGAAAGGAGCGCTTAAGATACTACGCCAAACAAAACTTGGATTATGACCAACGGTGGCGTCAAGATAGGATTTAGAAGGGAAGTACCGAGCTTTAAAAATACGAGAAACCAGAGATTGAGGTTCTGTTAGAAATTTTCATTCTTGCTTGCCCAACATCGCAAGATTGAAAGCTGAGAGGTCCTTGAAACCCAAACCCCTCTGAGTTTTATGAATCGATAGTTTTTCCCAACTCAACCAAGTTATACCTCTATGAGTGGTTCTGCCATGACCCCACCAAAATGAATTAATCATTCTGTCGATAGAGGTAATAAACGTGGACGATAGTTGAAAAAGACTCATAACATAGGAAGGAATGGCTTGGAGAACCGACTTGATCGTAACTTCACGTCCTGCCTTAGATAGGCACTTACTACTCCAAGAATTAATGTGATGCCACACACGGTCCTTAATATAAGCAAATGTGGATGTCCTATCTCTTCCAATCATAGACGGCATTCCTAAATACTTACCagtgcccaagacaactctgaCTGCTAAAATGGTGGTGATGTTCTTCTTTAACTCATCGGACACATTCCTACTATAGAAAATTTCTGACTTCGGCAAACTAATTGCTTGACCAGACGCAACCTCATACACATTAAGAATGTTCTTCATAACTTGAGCCTGATTTTCTTCCGCCTTAAAAAGGAGAAAGCAGTCGTCTACAAACAGAAGATGAGAAACTAGGGGTGCCCCTCGACAAATGCTAGTTCCAGAAATGGTTTCACTCTCCTCAGCTTGTCGAATTAAAGATGAAAGACCTTCTGCACAAATTATGAAAAGATATGGGGAAAGCGGACCCCCTTGTCTGAGACCATGCTCCGGTATTACTGGTCCAACATGTTCACCATTAACAAGAACACTATAGTCAACAGATTCAATACACATAACCATCCACTGAAACCACTTCTGATTGAAACCCATCTTGATCATCACCTCCTTCAGATATTCCCAATCCATCCTATCGTAGGCTTTACTGATATCGAGCTTTAGAGCGACAAACTTGTCATTGCCTCTAGTCTTCGTCTTCATAAAATGGATAACTTAAATAGCCACCATCGCGTTATCAAGAATGGACTTATTAGGGATAAATGATGAATGGTTTTCTGACACACATTTATGAAGAACTAATTTCAGACGATTTGCAAGCACCTTAGAGATAAGCTTCTACAACACATTACAAAGAGCAATGGGGCACCAATCTTTCATAGACGCCTTAGAATTTCCTTTCGGAATGAGATCTATGTTCGTAATATTTAAATTAGGCGAAAAACGACCTGTATCAAGCCACTCACAACTCTCCTTGAAAATCTCATCACTACACAAATTCCAAAACTGTTGGTAGAAACCGGGATTATAGCCATCGGGACCGGGACATTTGTCCGGATGCATAGAAAACATGGCCTCTCGGAACTGCTCCCTAGTGAATGGCGCGGTGAGCATCACATTGTCATCCTCAAACACTGATTGGCGAATGGCTTGAATAACAGGAGCCACAAccgtattttgtttttggaacaaATTCAAGAAATACTTTTTAGCAACGTTGCACATTCTTCGGCTATCAGAAATCTTGTTACTTGAATCGTCCTTGAGAGATACAATACGATTGACCTTCTTTCTAGCgggggaagaagaatgaaagaatTTCGTATTCCGGTCTCCGTCTCTATACCAGTGAGATTTCGCCCGTTGCCGCCAATAAGCATCCTCTTGGGAAAGCAATCTGCACGTCTTCTTTCTAAGACTCACAACCTGCTCTTGACTAGGACCAAAACTATTCAACCGAATAGTTTGTCTTTGCTGCCTACATTCTTCTATATCGGATTTCAATTTGTTACAATGGTCTATGCTCCATACCACCATGTCAGCCGCACAAGAAGATAATTTAGAGACAATTGAATCTAGTGAATGCATATGCCAAGCATCAGTCACGAACTTCTTGAAACCTGGTTCCGGGTACCAAGCATTCTCATAACGAAAGCTGCGTTTGTGCAAATAAGGCCGTTGCACAGGACAACTATTTAAAAGGATGGGATAATGGTCCGAAGACGGGGCTGCCAAATTCTCAAGCGTAGTTGTAGGAAAAATATTGAACCAACCGGTGTTAGCTAAAGCTCTATCAAGCCGTTCTTCCACCGCATGCGGCATGCCCAAACTTTTGAACCACGTAAAAGGATACCCCTCCACCGGAACATACACCAATCCTGAATCAAGTACCGCCTGCCTGAAACCATTAATCAACCAACTAGGTCGGAGGTTCCTTCCTCTTTTTTCACTTGCATCCATGATGTCGTTAAAATCACCCAGAATACACCATGGTCCTGCAAACTGATTAGCCAGAAATTTAAGGAAATCCAACGCATCTCGCCTACGCCTCCTTCAGGGTACCCGTAGTAACCGGTGAATCTCCAAACACCTTGAACAGAATCAACAACGTCTACAGACATATGATTATTTGAATAGTTTACAATCTGACAGTTAAAAGAAGCGCGCCAAAATAATGCAAGGCCACCACTTCTACCATAACAATCAACAGAAAAGCATCAATCAAAACCAAGCAGGTGACGTAAAGCTTCAATTTTATTACGGTGGACTAATGTCTCACTTAAGAATAATAGAACCGGATTGAAGTGCCGAACTAGGTACTTTAAATCAGAAATTGCACTCGGGCTACCTAAACCCCTGCAATTCCAACCGATAACACTCATTTGTTGGACACTAAACATGTCTGATGCAATGGCGTAGGCAAGACATGATATGATCATAGTATGGGCAAACACCTTTTGTCAAGCATAAAATTAAGACGCAGCCACACCAAACCACTATAAATCAATTTGTGGATGCAAGAAATAAAGCCACGTGAATCACAAACCTAATGTACTAATTGATTTAAATGTCATATGGTAGCCAATTGATGAAACCATGCCTCCATCAGAAATATCTTCCATAATCAATGAATTTGAAAGCCCATATGATCACATAACATGCAATGGAAAAATGACTTTGTTATTGCATGGATTCCAATTTAACAAGGAGGAATTTGAATCGGAGTGCCAATTGACATATGCAAACACACGTAAAATTAACTCCAACACACAAAGGAATTTCAATGATGATCAGTGGAAGAACCCTAGGAGAGAAAACCAGAAGTTCGATCTCTATTTGCTAGCATCTTTTATtaaattgctaaaaaaaaaagcatcttttattaaaaaaaaaaaaaaagtaatttcatTGTCTATGTCTATGTCTACAGTcactcaaaattaaaaaagttcgTAGTCAAGAAACATATAAAGCTACGCTCACATTTAAAACTGAAATTAATATattctttaagaaaaaataatacttgaTGTGTTTAGTAAATATGGTTAGTGTAAAAAGCAATATTCGTACAATAAAATCAATGGGTTGGATTGGATAACCCTaacgaaaaaatatatataatgcaTAACAGTGCTTATTAGTTTACAACGAAGGAACAAACACCGTCCATAAAATCCAGCTTCTATTGTTGAAATTGTTAGGTTGAACTCTTTCATCCAATTTTAAACCATGAATTTTCTAATGTGTATGAGTTTTTTAGTCTTTAACTCTTCAtctacaaacaaacaaaaaaagtaataaagttttcctgcaacaaaaaaaaatataatcactaTTGCAGGGAAACTTTGTTACAATCTAACAATCTTCGGTGAAGCCATGTTGCTGCCCATAGTAATTCATCCTAATCCTATTAGTAGTATAAATCTTCTATTCTCTAATTATGAAACtctaccaaaaatataattttaccattttttaatttttttaagggaaccatattttagttttttttttttggttacaagtcattataaattattttcttttctgtcTTTTGCTTCTACATCCCGGTGTTATTTctctcataaaaaattataaattaaaacaaattttaaccAATTAAAACAACTTTACTcataatcaaaagaaaattttcTATAATAACTCACTCTCTAAACAAATTCTTCCATAATAACTCACTCTCCACTGTTAAATACTTAGAGTAAAAAACAATCTccaataaaaattgataattgataatttattctttaattatgaaactttttttttttttttaggaatctctaattataaaaattaattgccAGCAAAAACACATTCATGCTTTATTCTAATCATTCCTCACCtctgaatttttttcctttttttttttttttgtgtctttttGTAACAAAAGTTCCCTTTTAGTAGGGGTTGCAAAAAACCCATGCCTGCGGATATCCGCGGATAAATTCCGTCATGGATACGGGATGAGTAGCTAAACGGGTACCTGCAGGAAAAATAAACGTGTATTTAAATACCCGTTGCTTTACGGACACGAACATGGATTTGATGATACCCATACCCGTTAATAAATTAAGTAAGTTACTAAAGAATccatgtgtgtgtctatatatatatatatatatatatatatatatatatatatatatatatatatataatatatgtatgtatgtatatgagTTTGGTATCTCAAAAAAACCCTAGTATTTTGGATGATTATTTggattttagtcttttttttttttggtacatagaAGAAATGGCAAAAtcatcataaactcacacacacaaagtggaggtgtcggggttcgaacccctgtCAAGAcgtccgacctaacaatttcggcatttttgccagttgagctaggacttgtgGGACTTTTGGATTTTAGTCTTTTCTAACTTTTATTTGGAGGTTTTTATACTTTTTGGATgtttatttggattttggatgtttttaccCTTCTATTTTACTTCAAGAATTTGTATGGATTATGTAAGAATCATATACATATTATGGTATGATGAATTTGTTTGGGATTGTGTAAGAATCATGATATTTGTTCGATTTTGGTATGAAGtataaaatttgaatgaaatataatatGTATCGATCTTTAAAAGTTGAAGTTTGTAGGtaattaaaaaagtatttttctttgtacaaaaacaataaaaaattcatgGGTACCCGTGAATATCCTTCGGTATCTAAATACCCGTGGATTACCCATATAGAGATACCCACCCGCATGGAGACGGGCACGGTACCATATTTATCCAACGGGACTTGGACAGATATCTACCCGTACACACAGATACCCATTGACATCCCTACCTTTTAGAATGGAAAGAAAACAATTGGTCGAATATTTAAGGTAATTTTGCAACAAagaatttctttttatataattataattataaacataaaatagattttgatttttataaaatcactacaaaataattcttcaagtttttgattttcaaaatcACATGTATCTTAATCTGTAACAAACGAGCCTTACGATGGGTTTTGTATAAtttctttaagaaataaaatcacattttttacctctaaaaaatatattctttttatgattaagataaataaacacaaaaatagattttgattttttataaaatcactacaaaataattcttcaactttttgcttttcaaaatcACATGTATCTTAATCCGTAACAAACGAGCCCTATGATGGGTTTTGTATAAtttctttaagaaataaaatcactatttttacctttaaaaaatatattctttttaaaaactaTTGTATCCATctgttacaatttaaaaaaaaatatcggtATCTACTTTACAGagtattgtatattttttttttgaaggaacagaGTATTGTATATGTTcgtttcattttttcaaaatatacttTTTGTAGAGgggagagaaaataaaataagcatcAAAAGATGGagataattttgtaacaaaaaatttcttttatatagttttatCCAAGCAaagtaaatagttttttttaagaagtgatttttatttcgataaacaaacacaatttatttttttataaatctctTAATAATATTCTTTAAACTATTGAATgtcaaataattttgttaatccTTAACAAACAAgtcttatatttaatttacatttactaaaaataaataaactttatgATGTTCAATTTTAGGTAATCCAATGAATATGGCAATTGTTTCAATTttagtattaaaaattaataaaataaattcgaacaaaaaacatgaataaataCATTTCACTTATCAATAAtatgcaaaaaaatatatttttacatcCTTTTTTTAAGGAACGTTTTTTAAAAACCTTGTATACTTCTAAATCAAATCGTTTAATGATTTCCATAATAAAATCTTATTCTCATTTCCTCTtatacaaaaaaagaatattattcattaatatttttttaaagaagatacTATTTTAGTattctgtttttattttgtttcctttAATGGAATCTTCAGTCAACActcaaattttgttatttttttcttataataaaatatcactCTTCCTCTCCCTATTCCAAAATCATCatagagaaaaagaaactcTTACATTCAACTTGAAAAGGCcaaaaagagaaaagatgaaCATGCTCATGTTGAAGAAGTCCTTGGTTAAACACTGGTTTGTGATTTTCATTTCACCCTTTATTTTGTGTGTTTCTTGTCTTATCCTTTCTAAATACTTTATGAAAGGTGTTTCCCCTACTTTTCATGCACCAAAAAAATTGGACCCTTGTTTAGGCCAATATATATATGTCTATGATCTTCCTAGTCGATTCAATGATGACTTGTTGAAAGGATGCAACACACTCATTAAGTGGGAAAATATGTGTCCTTACTTATCAAACTTAGGATTAGGGCCTAAGATTATTGAGGAATCAAATGAAACTgttatttcaaagaaaaattggtATGCAACACATCAATTTTCACTTGAAGTAATTTTTCACAACATAATGAAAGACTACAAGTGTTTAACCAATGATTCATCACTGGCTTCAGCAATTTATGTACCATACTACGCTGGTCTCGATGTAGGTCGGTATCTTTGGGGAGGATTTAATATTTCCATAAGAGATGAATCGCCGAATCAATTAGTGAAATGGTTAGCACAACAATCTCAATGGAAACGAATGTATGGTAAGGATCATTTCATGGTTGGTGGAAGAGTTGGATATGAT
Above is a genomic segment from Medicago truncatula cultivar Jemalong A17 chromosome 5, MtrunA17r5.0-ANR, whole genome shotgun sequence containing:
- the LOC11409653 gene encoding LEAF RUST 10 DISEASE-RESISTANCEUS RECEPTOR-LIKE PROTEIN KINASE-like 1.1 isoform X1, which translates into the protein MSSSNFVFCFLFLFSNLPLLLSAAPECEKGITLCGYLGEISSPFTTVNDSECGYYISGCDNSSLVKTIQLRDQTYIIDSMYYMNNSIIIYSPNSHKLNLESFKNRPIFSINTINFHRCNHHREHMFKYRNCSDYDIYFTSIPDYPMFPIFPFPCLPNFVPHDCAEILFSILEIKVDLEFSKNEVDLKFCEECHSKGDLCLPDQKTLKWNCVPDLSYVAPTPQPQIEYHSDIHTKRKEQHLMLAVIGLSIGLATMIVFIGLYCWRIKSFGVKNISRTNYQGISRNTTFPEGGAVYFGIPVFSYEELKEATNDFDKARELGEGGFGTIYYGKLVDGREVAVKRLFERNYRPVESFTNEIQILTRMRHRNLVSLYGCTSRHSRELLLVYEYIPNGTVSSHLHDNKADQSSSLPWSVRMKIAIETASALTYLHASDVIHRDVKTTNILLDNNFCVKVADFGLSRLYPNDVTHVSTAPRGTPGYVDPEYRLCYQLTNKSDVYSFGVVLVELISSLPAVDLTRDRDDIKLANLAIRKIRRSEFCDLIDPSLGFQTDKRLKNVITSVAELAFRCLQEEKELRPTMSEVLEVLQTIESRKDEAGNHEGIDFHPEVGVAQSYVHPSVPNTWMTPRRHRQTL
- the LOC11409653 gene encoding LEAF RUST 10 DISEASE-RESISTANCEUS RECEPTOR-LIKE PROTEIN KINASE-like 1.1 isoform X2, coding for MSSSNFVFCFLFLFSNLPLLLSAAPECEKGITLCGYLGEISSPFTTVNDSECGYYISGCDNSSLVKTIQLRDQTYIIDSMYYMNNSIIIYSPNSHKLNLESFKNRPIFSINTINFHRCNHHREHMFKYRNCSDYDIYFTSIPDYPMFPIFPFPCLPNFVPHDCAEILFSILEIKVDLEFSKNEVDLKFCEECHSKGDLCLPDQKTLKWNCVPDLSYVAPTPQPQIEYHSDIHTKRKEQHLMLAVIGKLVDGREVAVKRLFERNYRPVESFTNEIQILTRMRHRNLVSLYGCTSRHSRELLLVYEYIPNGTVSSHLHDNKADQSSSLPWSVRMKIAIETASALTYLHASDVIHRDVKTTNILLDNNFCVKVADFGLSRLYPNDVTHVSTAPRGTPGYVDPEYRLCYQLTNKSDVYSFGVVLVELISSLPAVDLTRDRDDIKLANLAIRKIRRSEFCDLIDPSLGFQTDKRLKNVITSVAELAFRCLQEEKELRPTMSEVLEVLQTIESRKDEAGNHEGIDFHPEVGVAQSYVHPSVPNTWMTPRRHRQTL
- the LOC112422100 gene encoding uncharacterized protein, with the translated sequence MKTKTRGNDKFVALKLDISKAYDRMDWEYLKEVMIKMGFNQKWFQWMVMCIESVDYSVLVNGEHVGPVIPEHGLRQGGPLSPYLFIICAEGLSSLIRQAEESETISGTSICRGAPLVSHLLFVDDCFLLFKAEENQAQVMKNILNVYEVASGQAISLPKSEIFYSRNVSDELKKNITTILAVRVVLGTGKYLGMPSMIGRDRTSTFAYIKDRVWHHINSWSSKCLSKAGREVTIKSVLQAIPSYVMSLFQLSSTFITSIDRMINSFWWGHGRTTHRARYFPSKSYLDATVGHNPSFVWRSILSAPFIVRGGARWTIGSGVDIPILYAPWLSHGECIDGNITRSHYVRDIKVQSLMSVHRKSWNFPLIRKVFSDDVADRILNTPLFEQVQHDHLIWKAEKNGCYSVKSAYRLCVEELIDVSHLHRPGNWKDIWRLKVPPKIKHLLWCMCRGCLPTRVRLQDKAMQTDYAVEAIFYLLRNLYVQLNQRFATLCWSLWKHRTLKIWEDVTEISVVVVDRARGLIVDWQEANAPQLNAQSATVQPQWQLPSIGRFKCNVVTAFSEQFQRTGIGICLRDDSGTFVLAKVMHFDYLYPADVGEALGLFHAIQWMQDMQFNNVEFELDSKVTKDAFHSHHSDNTEFGSIMKACMEMFYVHFTNSRVEFARRQANVAAHVLAREAISLASPTIYYVIPSCIESIIINEML